Below is a window of Allomuricauda ruestringensis DSM 13258 DNA.
ACCTCGAGAGGTTTTTTGGTGATAGGCTTGTCCGGGAATATTTTGATCCACAACTGACCTTGTCTTTTCATGTATCTTGTCGCAGCGATACGTGCAGCCTCTATCTGACGGGAAGTAATGAAGTGCGAATCCATGGACTTGATACCGAACATTCCATTGGAAAGCTGGTGTCCTCTCTGTGAGTTCCCCTTCATACGCCCTTTCTGGGCCTTACGAAATTTTGTTCTTTTTGGCTGTAACATTTTACCTTACTTTATCTTATTACTTTCTACGACGGGATTTCTTGTTATCCTTACCGCCTTTTCCTTGACTCTTGCTCAATCCTACCAATGGGGAAAGATCTCTTTTACCATAAACCTCTCCTTTCATGATCCATACCTTTACGCCCAATCTACCATAAGTAGTGTGAGCTTCGTGTAAGGCATAGTCCACATCTGCACGGAAAGTAGACAAAGGAATTCTTCCTTCTTTGTAAGATTCCGAACGTGCCATCTCGGCCCCGTTCAAGCGTCCGGAAATCTGAATCTTGATTCCTTCGGCATTCATACGCATTGCTGCTGCAATGGCCATTTTAATGGCTCTTCTGTATGAAATCCTGCTTTCAATCTGTCTTGCGACACTTGCAGCTACCAAGTTTGCATCAAGCTCAGGTCTCTTTATCTCGTGAATATTGATCTGAACCTCTTTGTTGGTAATTTTCTTAAGCTCTTCCTTAAGTTTATCTACCTCTTGCCCACCTTTACCAATAATAATACCAGGCCTGGACGTGGTAATGGTAATGGTAATCAATTTCAAGGTTCTCTCTATAATAACTCTAGATACGCTAGCTTTTGCCAAACGCGCAAATAGGTATTTTCTGATCTTATCGTCTTCAGCCAGTTTATCGCCGTAATCATTTCCTCCGTACCAGTTGGATTCCCATCCTCTGATAATTCCTAAGCGATTTCCTATTGGATTGGTCTTCTGTCCCATATTATTCTTCTAGCTTTGAACGTTGTTATTGGCCTCCAAAATCATGGTAACATGATTGGAACGCTTTCTGATTCTATGTGCTCTACCTTGTGGAGCTGGTCTCAATCTCTTCAACATGGTTCCTCCATCTACACGGATTTCCTTGATGTAAAGATCAGCTGCCTCGATATCTGCACCCTCATTTTTAGCTTCCCAGTTAGCAATTGCAGAGAGCAATAGCTTTTCCAGTTTTCTGGATGCTTCTTTTGGGTTGAACCTTAGGGTAGCCAATGCCATCTCAATTTGCTTACCTCTTACCAAGTCAGCGACCAAACGCATTTTTCTCGGGGAAGTTGGGCAATTGTTAAGCTTTGCAATAGCAAGTTGCTTCTTCTCTTCTTTTAACCTTTCGGCCATTTGTCTTTTACGAACTCCCATAGCTTACTTACTTTTTACCTTTGTTTTTAGCTCCTGCATGACCTCTAAAAGATCTTGTAGGTGAAAATTCCCCAAGTTTGTGACCCACCATGTTCTCTGTTACAAATACGGGAACAAATTGTCTACCGTTATGTACCGCGATGGTTTGCCCAACAAAGTCTGGCGTTATCATAGAGGCTCTAGACCACGTTTTGATAACTGATTTTTTACCTGATTCTATATTGGCCTGGACTTTCTTTTCCAGACTAAAATGAACGTATGGTCCTTTTTTTAACGAACGTGCCATTTACTTTTCTTTTATTTCTTTCTACGTTCTATGATATATTTATTGGTGTCCTTAGTTCTAGAACGGGTTCTGTATCCTTTTGCAGGAATACCGTTCCTAGATCTTGGATGACCTCCTGAAGCTCTACCTTCACCACCACCCATTGGGTGATCAACAGGGTTCATAGCTACTGGTCTAGTTCTTGGTCTTCTACCCAACCATCTGCTTCTACCCGCTTTACCGGATACCAGCAATTGGTGGTCAGAGTTGGAAACTGCTCCGATAGTAGCCAAACAAGTAGCCAAAATCATTCTAGTTTCACCGGAAGGCAATTTCAGGGTAACGAACTTACCGTCTTTCGCCATCAACTGGGCAAAAGTTCCGGCACTTCGCGCCATAATAGCACCTTGACCCGGTCTCAATTCCATGCAAGACACAATGGTACCCAATGGAATCTCCCCCAAAGGAAGAGCATTTCCGATTTCAGGAGCAGATCCGGAACCAGACTTGATTGTCTGACCTACCTGCAATCCGTTTTGGGCAACTACATATCTTTTTTCACCATCCTTGTATTCTACCAAGGCGATAAATGCAGTTCTATTGGGATCATATTGAATTGACACCACAGTGGCATCAACATCCTGCTTGTCCCTTTTGAAATCGATGATTCGATATCTTCTTTTATGTCCACCACCTTTATGGCGCATGGTCATTTTTCCTTGACTGTTCCTACCACCCGTCTTTTTGATCGGAGCAAGCAAGCTTTTCTCCGGCTTATCAGTAGTAATCGCGTCAAATCCGTTTACTACTCTAAAACGCTGCCCAGGGGTTATCGGTTTTAATTTTCTAACTGACATTTCTCGTCTTTATAGATTACTGTAAAAATCAATAATATCACCTTCAGCTACATCAACAATTGCTTTTTTGATTGCATTTGTTTTACCGTGCTGAATTCCGGTTTTTGTATAACGACTCTTACGCATTGGACCATAATTCATGGTTCTTACCTTTTCAACAGAAACACCATAAGTAGCCTCTACCGCTTCTTTGATTTCCAACTTGTTAGCAGCTGGATTTACAAAGAATCCGTAGCGATTGAAAAGCTCGCTATCAGCGGTCATTTTTTCCGTAATTATCGGTTTTATCAACACACTCATGATACTTTTATTTCTTTAGGTTCGATTCAATTCTTTCCAAAGCGCTTTCGGTCAATACTAAACTTGTTGCGTTAACAATTTTGTAAGTATTTAATTCTGAGCCTGTTACAACCTCGGAGCGTTCCAAATTACGCGACGACAAATATACGTTATTATTTGAATCGCCCAACACAATAAGGGACTTTTTATTTTCTATCCCCAAGGAAGACAAGAAATTAACAAAGTCCTTGGTTTTTGGAGCTTCAAAACTGAAGTCTTCCACCACCACTAAAGATTTCTCTTTGGATTTTAAGCTCAAGGCCGATTTTCTGGCCAATCGCTTCATGTTCTTGTTCAACTTTTGGGTATAGTCCTTTGGTCTTGGACCAAAAATTCTACCACCACCTCTAAATATCGGTGATTTGATACTACCTGCCCTTGCGGTACCAGTACCTTTTTGTTTTTTGATCTTTCTGGTACTACCAGCAATCTCTGCTCTTTCTTTGGCTTTGTGCGTTCCTTGTCTCTGATGGGCCAAGTACTGCTTTACATCCAAATAAATAGCGTGCTCGTTAGGCTCTATGGCGAAAACATCGTCAGAAAGGTCTACCTTTCTACCTGTTTCTTTTCCTTTGATATCTAAAACTGCAACCTTCATTACTTCTCAATTGTTACGTAAGCATTCTTATGACCTGGAACACATCCTTTAACTACCAAAAGATTTTTCTCAGGAACCACTTTCAATACTCTCAAGTTTTGAACTGTCACTCTTTCACCACCCATTCTACCGGCCATTCGCATACCTTTCACAACTTTGGAAGGGTAAGATGCAGCACCTATGGAACCAGGGGCTCTCAATCTGTTGTGCTGACCGTGGGTCGCTTGACCAACTCCACCGAAACCATGACGTTTTACAACACCTTGGAATCCTTTTCCTTTTGATGTCCCTATGACATCAACAAACTCTCCTTCTACAAAAAGGTCAACACCTACGGTGTCTCCCAATTTGAATTCACCTTCAAACCCTTGGAACTCAACGACTTTCTTTTTTGGAGAAGCACCTGCTTTTTTGTAGTGACCTGTTTCGGCCTTGTTAGCACGTTTTTCTGCCTTGTCATCGAAACCTAGCTGAAGGGCACTGTACCCGTCGACCTCTTCGGTTCTGACTTGGGTAACCACGCATGGCCCAGCTTCCAATACGGTACATGGAACGTTCTTTCCATTCTCGTCGAAAATGCTGGTCATACCGATTTTCTTACCTATTAACCCAGACATATTTAATTAATTAACAATTATTTACTTTTTATAACTCTAGCCAATTTCTTGGCAAAAAAATTGGGTCAAGAAAATATTCTGTTCTGACCCAGATTTTTTTCTTTCTCCGTTTTTCCCGAACCGTCGTTCGGGACATGTTGCTCCCGCCTAGGGCAGAAACACTATCAGACCTTAATCTCAACCTCCACACCACTAGGAAGCTCAAGCTTCATAAGGGCGTCGATGGTTTTTGATGAAGAGCTGTAAATATCCAATAATCTCTTGTAAGAGCTCAATTGGAACTGCTCTCTCGATTTTTTGTTCACGTGGGGTGAACGCAAAACCGTAAATATCTTTTTGCGTGTTGGCAATGGAATTGGTCCAGTTACCACAGCACCTGTTGTTTTTACTGTCTTCACGATCTTCTCAGCAGATTTGTCCACCAAATTGTGATCGTAAGATTTCAATTTTATTCTAATTTTTTGACTCATCTTGCTGAAAAATTAAGCGGTTACTCCTTTTGCTGCTTTGATTACTTCCTCCGCAATATTGGAAGGTGTATCTGCATAGTGTGAAAATTCCATTGTGGATGTCGCCCTACCTGAAGACAATGTCCTCAAGGAAGTAACATAACCAAACATTTCCGATAGTGGCACTTCAGCTTTAATGACCTTAGCCCCTGCTCTATCTGACATGCTGTTCACTTGCCCCCTTCTACGGTTCAAGTCACCAACAATGTCACCCATGTTTTCTTCCGGAGTAAGTACCTCCAACTTCATAATTGGCTCCATAATTACCGCTTTCGCTTTTTTGGCAGCAACCTTGTAACCCAATTTTGCAGCAAGTTCGAAAGAAAGTTGGTCGGAATCCACAGGGTGGAAAGAACCATCTTTAAGGGTAATTTTCATGGAATCCATTTCAAATCCTGCCAAAGGACCATTTTTCATAGCCTCTTTGAATCCTTTCTCGACGGATGGGATAAATTCCTTAGGAATATTACCACCTTTGATCACGTTAACAAACTCCAGTCCGGACTTACCTTCTTCAGCTGGCTCCATAGTAAATACGATATCCGCAAATTTACCACGACCACCGGTCTGCTTTTTATATGTTTCTCTGTGATCAGCTGTTCCGGTAATAGCTTCTTTGTACTCTACCTGAGGTTGACCCTGGTTAACATCTACCTTAAACTCACGCTTTAAACGATCACAAATAATATCCAAGTGAAGTTCACCCATACCAGAAATAATGGTCTGACCTGACGCTTCGTCTGTTTTTACCTGGAATGTTGGATCCTCTTCGGCCAATTTAGCCAAAGCCATACCCAATTTATCAACATCAGCTTTTGTTTTTGGCTCTACTGCGATACCGATAACGGGATCAGGGAAGTCCATGCTCTCCAATACGATCGGAGCCTTTTCATCAGACATTGTATCCCCTGTCTTGATATCTTTAAATCCAACGGCAGCACCAATATCTCCAGCCTCAATATAATCTATAGAGTTTTGTTTGTTGGAGTGCATCTGGTAGATACGTGAAATACGTTCTTTTTTACCTGAACGGTTATTCAAAATGTAAGAACCTGCATCCAAACGACCAGAATACGCTCTAAAAAATGCCAAACGACCTACAAAAGGATCGGTTGCAATCTTAAAGGCAAGAGCCGCAAAAGGCTCTTTTGGGTCTGGTTTTCTTGTGATTGATTCACCGGTATCAGGATGAAGCCCTACAATATCATCCTTATCCAAAGGTGATGGCAAGTAACGGCAAACTGCATCCAACAAAAATTGAACTCCTTTATTTTTAAAGGAAGAACCACAAATCATTGGAATGATAGCTCTGTCCATAACAGCAGCACGTAAAGCGGCGTGTACTTCATCTTCGGTGATGGAATCTTCATCTTCGAAGAATTTTTCCATCAGCTCTTCATCATATTCTGCAACAGCTTCGATTAAGGCAGCTCTGTATTCCTTAACTTCAGCCTTCATTTCTTCAGGAATGTCAACAACATCAAAGGTAGAACCGAAGTTATCCTCGTGCCATACAACAGCTCTGTTCTTGGCCAAGTCGACAATACCTCTAAAATCCGCTTCGTCACCAATTGGCAATACAATCGGCACCGCATTGGAACCCAACATTTCACGAACTTGCTTACACACGTTCAAGAAGTTGGAACCTTGACGATCCATTTTGTTAACAAACCCGATTCTTGGCACTTTATAGTTATCGGCCAATCTCCAGTTGGTTTCGGATTGTGGTTCAACACCGTCCACGGCACTGAACAAGAACACCAATCCGTCCAACACACGCAAAGAACGGTTTACTTCAACCGTAAAGTCAACGTGTCCGGGAGTGTCAATTATATTAAAGTGATAATCTTTTGTATCGGGCAAGTCTTTCGCATTCTCCATTGGGAACTTCCATGTACAAGTGGTAGCCGCAGAGGTAATGGTAATACCACGCTCTTGCTCTTGCTCCATCCAGTCCATGGTTGCGGCACCATCGTGCACTTCACCAATTTTATGACTCACACCTGTATAGAAAAGAATACGTTCTGTAGTAGTTGTCTTTCCAGCATCAATGTGAGCTGCAATACCTATATTCCTTGTATATTTTAAATCTCTTCCCATTGTATTGATTAGAATCTAAAGTGCGAGAATGCTTTATTGGCCTCGGCCATCTTATGTGTATCTACTCTTTTCTTCACTGCAGCACCTTCTTCTTTGGCCGCCGCTAAAATCTCAGCTGCCAATTTCTGCGCCATGGATTTCTCGTTACGCTTTCTTGAAAAGCTGATCAACCATTTCATGGCAGTGGATATTTTTCTATCTGGACGAATCTGCATTGGAATCTGGAATGTTGCA
It encodes the following:
- the rplP gene encoding 50S ribosomal protein L16 translates to MLQPKRTKFRKAQKGRMKGNSQRGHQLSNGMFGIKSMDSHFITSRQIEAARIAATRYMKRQGQLWIKIFPDKPITKKPLEVRMGKGKGAPEYWVAVVKPGRIMFEVGGVPMDVAKEALRLAAQKLPVKTKFIVARDYSA
- the rpsC gene encoding 30S ribosomal protein S3 translates to MGQKTNPIGNRLGIIRGWESNWYGGNDYGDKLAEDDKIRKYLFARLAKASVSRVIIERTLKLITITITTSRPGIIIGKGGQEVDKLKEELKKITNKEVQINIHEIKRPELDANLVAASVARQIESRISYRRAIKMAIAAAMRMNAEGIKIQISGRLNGAEMARSESYKEGRIPLSTFRADVDYALHEAHTTYGRLGVKVWIMKGEVYGKRDLSPLVGLSKSQGKGGKDNKKSRRRK
- the rplV gene encoding 50S ribosomal protein L22, whose protein sequence is MGVRKRQMAERLKEEKKQLAIAKLNNCPTSPRKMRLVADLVRGKQIEMALATLRFNPKEASRKLEKLLLSAIANWEAKNEGADIEAADLYIKEIRVDGGTMLKRLRPAPQGRAHRIRKRSNHVTMILEANNNVQS
- the rpsS gene encoding 30S ribosomal protein S19 — protein: MARSLKKGPYVHFSLEKKVQANIESGKKSVIKTWSRASMITPDFVGQTIAVHNGRQFVPVFVTENMVGHKLGEFSPTRSFRGHAGAKNKGKK
- the rplB gene encoding 50S ribosomal protein L2, which translates into the protein MSVRKLKPITPGQRFRVVNGFDAITTDKPEKSLLAPIKKTGGRNSQGKMTMRHKGGGHKRRYRIIDFKRDKQDVDATVVSIQYDPNRTAFIALVEYKDGEKRYVVAQNGLQVGQTIKSGSGSAPEIGNALPLGEIPLGTIVSCMELRPGQGAIMARSAGTFAQLMAKDGKFVTLKLPSGETRMILATCLATIGAVSNSDHQLLVSGKAGRSRWLGRRPRTRPVAMNPVDHPMGGGEGRASGGHPRSRNGIPAKGYRTRSRTKDTNKYIIERRKK
- the rplW gene encoding 50S ribosomal protein L23, with the translated sequence MSVLIKPIITEKMTADSELFNRYGFFVNPAANKLEIKEAVEATYGVSVEKVRTMNYGPMRKSRYTKTGIQHGKTNAIKKAIVDVAEGDIIDFYSNL
- the rplD gene encoding 50S ribosomal protein L4 codes for the protein MKVAVLDIKGKETGRKVDLSDDVFAIEPNEHAIYLDVKQYLAHQRQGTHKAKERAEIAGSTRKIKKQKGTGTARAGSIKSPIFRGGGRIFGPRPKDYTQKLNKNMKRLARKSALSLKSKEKSLVVVEDFSFEAPKTKDFVNFLSSLGIENKKSLIVLGDSNNNVYLSSRNLERSEVVTGSELNTYKIVNATSLVLTESALERIESNLKK
- the rplC gene encoding 50S ribosomal protein L3, giving the protein MSGLIGKKIGMTSIFDENGKNVPCTVLEAGPCVVTQVRTEEVDGYSALQLGFDDKAEKRANKAETGHYKKAGASPKKKVVEFQGFEGEFKLGDTVGVDLFVEGEFVDVIGTSKGKGFQGVVKRHGFGGVGQATHGQHNRLRAPGSIGAASYPSKVVKGMRMAGRMGGERVTVQNLRVLKVVPEKNLLVVKGCVPGHKNAYVTIEK
- the rpsJ gene encoding 30S ribosomal protein S10, yielding MSQKIRIKLKSYDHNLVDKSAEKIVKTVKTTGAVVTGPIPLPTRKKIFTVLRSPHVNKKSREQFQLSSYKRLLDIYSSSSKTIDALMKLELPSGVEVEIKV
- the fusA gene encoding elongation factor G, with protein sequence MGRDLKYTRNIGIAAHIDAGKTTTTERILFYTGVSHKIGEVHDGAATMDWMEQEQERGITITSAATTCTWKFPMENAKDLPDTKDYHFNIIDTPGHVDFTVEVNRSLRVLDGLVFLFSAVDGVEPQSETNWRLADNYKVPRIGFVNKMDRQGSNFLNVCKQVREMLGSNAVPIVLPIGDEADFRGIVDLAKNRAVVWHEDNFGSTFDVVDIPEEMKAEVKEYRAALIEAVAEYDEELMEKFFEDEDSITEDEVHAALRAAVMDRAIIPMICGSSFKNKGVQFLLDAVCRYLPSPLDKDDIVGLHPDTGESITRKPDPKEPFAALAFKIATDPFVGRLAFFRAYSGRLDAGSYILNNRSGKKERISRIYQMHSNKQNSIDYIEAGDIGAAVGFKDIKTGDTMSDEKAPIVLESMDFPDPVIGIAVEPKTKADVDKLGMALAKLAEEDPTFQVKTDEASGQTIISGMGELHLDIICDRLKREFKVDVNQGQPQVEYKEAITGTADHRETYKKQTGGRGKFADIVFTMEPAEEGKSGLEFVNVIKGGNIPKEFIPSVEKGFKEAMKNGPLAGFEMDSMKITLKDGSFHPVDSDQLSFELAAKLGYKVAAKKAKAVIMEPIMKLEVLTPEENMGDIVGDLNRRRGQVNSMSDRAGAKVIKAEVPLSEMFGYVTSLRTLSSGRATSTMEFSHYADTPSNIAEEVIKAAKGVTA